The Henningerozyma blattae CBS 6284 chromosome 9, complete genome DNA segment GTGAAAGATCTATATCACATTAAAAAAGTAAGCAAATTTTGATTAAGCATGAAAAATGCGAATATCAAAATAGACGCgtaaataaaagtaatatGTCACTACAGgttaaaactttaaatacagaaaaataaaacaagtTGACATGGCTAATGGATGTTAATAGGTTCTTAGCATTACCATTTTCAGTTCGAAAGCTCATATATAGTTGCCTAGactataaattttttaatattgatttacCTAGAACAGATGCTTTAAAGGAAGAAAATCTCGACTTAAATGTAAAACATAACCAAAAGAGACAGAAAACATACAGGGCAGAACTATATAGACTATTCGCAGATTATTTGCATGTATTTGAACATACTCCAAATCTTATTGACACTTGGATAAATTATTCACCATGGCTAAAATATGATGCCATCATTTTGGATTGCTTAAGACTTAACTACTCATATGATTCTGAAATTATAGGACAACTTGATTGTATTATTCTAGAGAATAAAGGAAAAATCGGctattttgataaaacaGGAATGCTACAAGTATGGTATGGGCTGGGAGAATATCGTAAGTTGATAGTATCGAATAGTATTGGAAATAGAAAAGATATTATGTTGGGCGatataaatgattttaatgTTAGGCTTAACATGGAACTTTTCGAAATGTCAAcgatgaaaaaattattagaatatcTACATCGTAggaataaattaaatattatcagTGAGCTCAAATTTTATGATCCAGATATCGACGAATGTTCAAATGAGACTAAGCATGAGGATACAAGAGTGAACAAGCAAAAAATCCTAGaaaattttcataaaaaaaagcttCGTGATTCTTTTTACGACATTTCTGATACAAATATTGAACTAGTGGGTGAATATCTGAATAGAATGTTAAGACTGACAAATATCAACATTCAAGGTGAGAAGTATGTTGAAATTCTAGCTAATGGAGATGGCAAAATCAACCCTATTAATCACACCATTAGAAATAGAGTGAATACTCTAATAATTgagaaaatagaaaaattatcatacTATACGAAGAGCTCGTACGAACATTGGAGATCTTTAAAATCTCTATACTTACATAATATTCGATATTTAGATCTAAATGAATTAACTGTCCCAAAAACCTGTGAATTACTAAACATCAGAAACATTGAGAATATGACCTGGTGGAATTTAGGGCTAGACATCTCTACCTTGACATCGGCCATGTGGAACATTAAATGCTGTACGAACTTCAACCCTATCAGAATAAAAAACGAATGTAAAACTTGTGGTCACatgaaatttaatatactTTTCTTCAGACagaatgaagaaaaaaatacatcCAAAGAGGCCCTACAACTGAAAAATATTCGAAAGAAATgtaaaaatcaaatacaTGAAAAAATACGATCAATTCGAATCATAGAATTGGTAAATGTCAGGGCAttcagaaaaaaattaccatGTATAGTTGTGCCAAAAAATATGCTACTCCAAAATAGGCTTAAGTTTTCCAATATACCAAAAGATATTGAGGTTTACACAATctaataatcataattaAATTGCTGGGGAGGGGGGGGGATATTGAATGGGATTATTGATATTCCAACTTTAGtcttttttgtattttaaaacatcataaaaatatttccaagCTAACTTTTCAATAGAAACGttagatatttataataaaaattaatagataCTAATGCtttagatatattttttgaaacttAGTATAGAAAAcaccaaatattttatatatatttacaaatGTTACATAAGCATGTAATATAATAACTCTTAGAATAAATCATTAACCATATTAAAATACTTTGCTCTTTTCCCAGAATTTCTTTCCCAATTGAGCTTAAAACCTTCCAGATTCTTTAGTTcatcaattatatatttatcataAGAGAAATTTGACGTtggcaataataattcgGGATCATAAAATAAACCACTATATTTTGGGTCGCTAGTTTTATTATGCTTCCATTTATTGAGCCATCTGTTACAAGCATCATTGATATTCGTTCCCTGTCCTTGTTTTACAAGTCTTTCGAGGACAGTATAAATATCGTTCGTTGGATCTTTGAATTGACCGGGATAACGTTCATGAGAACCAAGTGGATGGAGATTGATCAGGTATAACAAATAATCCGTAAGTATAAATGGATCTACAACCCCATCCTTTAAAGATCCACACAGTGCTAATGGTAATGCCCTATGATGGGGTAGTACTGGAAAACCAACACCAGGTGTATCTACCACGTAAGCATTTGGCAAGATTCGAATTAATTCACTCGTATTTCGTGTCACTCCAGCTTGACCTCCTGTTTTAGCTACCTTTTTTTGAGACCTTAGGCTGTTACTTACTCTCCTTAATGAATTGATTAGAGTAGACTTTCCCACATTTGGTGGACCCGCTATTAGCACTTTATAGCCAAGTGGTAGCGGCCGCTGTAGTTTAtcttcatatttattttggaAGTTTCTaatcaaattttgaattaatctTGCATCCTTAGAACTGCGTGcatcaataaattcaatgTTTTGAAGAATGTTACCTTCTACTTTGTGGAGCTGATCTATCTTTTTTCTCatactattattaacaCTTCCTGAGTCTTGGCGAGTATATACAACTACTCTATCTATAAGATCGCTTCTCTTGGATTCGTTAATCagtttatcaaatataacATTATGTGTTGTTAATGGGGCTCTAATATCCCTTAATTCTAGAATGAGATTAAGTTGTGGTAAAAGTTGAATTATTCTATTAATAGCCTTATTTTGGTGTCCTTGAAAGCTTGGAATATTTATGTTGTGTATTGGAAAAACATATCTTGGAAGGAAAACTTTCGACATCTGGGATTTAGTTGTAAAAAGAAGAGctttccaaaaattttatgctaaacattaaatatatgtaGCATTAATTTGgctataataatattcgaTGCCGGTCTTCAAAATATGCGTCgctattttaaatgaaagtaattatgaaaaaaaaaaaagaaaaaaaaacaaactgATTTTTAagtaaaagtaaaaaatgttaataCAGAAGATTAG contains these protein-coding regions:
- the CTF13 gene encoding Ctf13p (similar to Saccharomyces cerevisiae CTF13 (YMR094W); ancestral locus Anc_2.467), with product MDVNRFLALPFSVRKLIYSCLDYKFFNIDLPRTDALKEENLDLNVKHNQKRQKTYRAELYRLFADYLHVFEHTPNLIDTWINYSPWLKYDAIILDCLRLNYSYDSEIIGQLDCIILENKGKIGYFDKTGMLQVWYGLGEYRKLIVSNSIGNRKDIMLGDINDFNVRLNMELFEMSTMKKLLEYLHRRNKLNIISELKFYDPDIDECSNETKHEDTRVNKQKILENFHKKKLRDSFYDISDTNIELVGEYLNRMLRLTNINIQGEKYVEILANGDGKINPINHTIRNRVNTLIIEKIEKLSYYTKSSYEHWRSLKSLYLHNIRYLDLNELTVPKTCELLNIRNIENMTWWNLGLDISTLTSAMWNIKCCTNFNPIRIKNECKTCGHMKFNILFFRQNEEKNTSKEALQLKNIRKKCKNQIHEKIRSIRIIELVNVRAFRKKLPCIVVPKNMLLQNRLKFSNIPKDIEVYTI
- the MTG1 gene encoding putative GTPase MTG1 (similar to Saccharomyces cerevisiae MTG1 (YMR097C); ancestral locus Anc_2.463), which codes for MSKVFLPRYVFPIHNINIPSFQGHQNKAINRIIQLLPQLNLILELRDIRAPLTTHNVIFDKLINESKRSDLIDRVVVYTRQDSGSVNNSMRKKIDQLHKVEGNILQNIEFIDARSSKDARLIQNLIRNFQNKYEDKLQRPLPLGYKVLIAGPPNVGKSTLINSLRRVSNSLRSQKKVAKTGGQAGVTRNTSELIRILPNAYVVDTPGVGFPVLPHHRALPLALCGSLKDGVVDPFILTDYLLYLINLHPLGSHERYPGQFKDPTNDIYTVLERLVKQGQGTNINDACNRWLNKWKHNKTSDPKYSGLFYDPELLLPTSNFSYDKYIIDELKNLEGFKLNWERNSGKRAKYFNMVNDLF